In a genomic window of Equus przewalskii isolate Varuska chromosome 4, EquPr2, whole genome shotgun sequence:
- the SEC61G gene encoding protein transport protein Sec61 subunit gamma yields the protein MDQVMQFVEPSRQFVKDSIRLVKRCTKPDRKEFQKIAMATAIGFAIMGFIGFFVKLIHIPINNIIVGG from the exons ATGGATCAGGTAATGCAGTTTGTTGAGCCAAGTCGGCAGTTTGTGAAGGACTCGATTCGGCTGGTTAAAAGATGCACCAAACCTGATAGAAAAG aattcCAGAAGATTGCCATGGCAACAGCAATAGGATTTGCTATAATGGGATTCATTGGATTTTTTGTGAAATTGATCCATATTCCTATTAATAACATCATTGT tGGTGGCTGA